The Flaviramulus sp. BrNp1-15 genome has a window encoding:
- a CDS encoding class I SAM-dependent methyltransferase, translating to MKNLNAELYANELLELWAKKNHLLIAEDKLLSKYLVDKTKKVLDVGTGGGRLAFYLEKKGFVNISAFDIVPKMIDHATRVAKETNSKIDFKVADAVNIPEYGSDEFDYALYLQQVLNFIPNDQGFKASLKESYRITKKGGLAIFAFLDYDSRFFNRPFSATLNILRKIREENVSMQRLPWIKINNKINWNLFNRDQALSYWVKKDAILADLKNIGYTILEVKNANQFVNTKTKSRKGMLYVVCKK from the coding sequence ATGAAAAATTTAAATGCAGAACTCTATGCAAATGAATTGTTAGAGCTTTGGGCAAAAAAAAATCATTTGCTAATCGCAGAAGATAAATTATTGTCTAAATATTTAGTTGATAAAACAAAAAAAGTTTTGGATGTTGGAACTGGAGGAGGGAGGCTAGCCTTTTATTTAGAAAAGAAAGGATTTGTAAATATTTCAGCATTTGATATTGTACCAAAAATGATTGACCATGCAACGAGAGTTGCTAAAGAAACAAACTCTAAAATTGATTTTAAAGTAGCAGATGCTGTTAATATACCCGAATATGGTAGTGATGAGTTTGATTATGCTCTCTATCTCCAACAAGTATTAAATTTTATACCAAATGATCAGGGTTTTAAGGCTTCATTAAAAGAATCATATCGGATTACTAAAAAAGGAGGACTTGCAATTTTTGCTTTTTTAGACTACGACTCAAGATTTTTTAATCGTCCATTTAGTGCCACTCTTAACATTTTGAGAAAAATTAGAGAAGAAAATGTCTCTATGCAACGCTTACCATGGATTAAAATAAACAATAAGATTAATTGGAATTTATTTAATAGGGATCAAGCATTGTCCTATTGGGTAAAAAAAGATGCTATACTGGCAGATTTAAAAAATATTGGCTATACTATTTTAGAAGTTAAAAATGCTAATCAATTTGTTAATACAAAAACAAAATCAAGAAAAGGAATGTTATATGTAGTTTGTAAAAAATAA
- a CDS encoding NAD-dependent epimerase/dehydratase family protein encodes MEIEINNILVIGSNGQIGSVLTPALREIHGKSSVVASDIYKKQDNADGLFEILDATDFNVLENIVKKYAITQIYHLAAILSAKGEENPQLAWDVNVNSLMNVLEVSIKHNIKKVFYPSSIAVFGSNASLFNTPQNANLNPATIYGVSKVAGENLAQYYFLKYGLDVRSLRYPGIIGYQSLPGGGTTDYAVDIYHKAVSGDEFNCFLESDTRLPMIYMDDAIKATISLMEASPECIKVRTSYNLSGMSFSPEEIYLSIKKHYPNFKISYKPDFRQNIANSWPRSIDDSSAKNDWNWKPSYDLKNMTRVMISKLSKRYKSA; translated from the coding sequence ATGGAAATCGAAATAAACAATATTTTAGTAATTGGTTCCAATGGGCAAATAGGCTCAGTTCTAACGCCTGCACTTCGTGAAATACACGGAAAATCTTCAGTAGTCGCTTCTGATATTTATAAAAAACAAGATAATGCTGATGGTTTATTTGAAATTTTAGATGCCACTGATTTCAATGTTTTAGAGAATATTGTTAAAAAGTATGCTATAACACAAATTTATCATTTAGCTGCAATACTCTCTGCAAAAGGGGAAGAGAACCCACAATTAGCTTGGGATGTAAACGTAAATTCACTCATGAACGTTTTAGAAGTTTCTATAAAACATAACATAAAAAAAGTTTTTTATCCCAGTTCTATTGCAGTTTTTGGATCAAATGCTTCACTTTTTAATACGCCACAAAATGCAAATTTAAATCCAGCTACTATTTATGGAGTTAGTAAAGTTGCAGGCGAAAATTTAGCACAGTACTATTTTTTAAAATATGGTTTAGATGTTCGCTCTCTAAGGTACCCAGGTATAATAGGATATCAATCTTTACCAGGTGGTGGAACTACAGACTATGCTGTTGACATTTATCATAAGGCAGTTTCTGGCGATGAATTTAATTGTTTTTTAGAATCTGATACAAGATTACCGATGATATATATGGATGATGCAATAAAGGCTACAATTAGCTTAATGGAAGCTTCTCCTGAGTGTATAAAAGTAAGAACATCATACAATTTATCTGGAATGAGTTTTTCTCCAGAAGAAATATACTTATCAATTAAAAAGCATTATCCTAATTTCAAAATTTCCTATAAACCAGATTTTAGACAAAATATTGCAAACAGTTGGCCAAGGAGTATTGATGATTCAAGTGCAAAAAACGATTGGAACTGGAAACCAAGTTATGATTTAAAAAATATGACTAGGGTTATGATTTCTAAACTATCTAAAAGATATAAAAGCGCTTAA
- a CDS encoding Lrp/AsnC family transcriptional regulator, translating into MGKIKLDEIDHQILDMLIDNTRIPFTDIAKKLLISAGTVHVRVKKMEESGIIKGSSLMLDYKKLGYSFIAYVGVYLNNTSQTKFVLERINEIPYVTVAHITTGKFNIFCKIRARSTEHAKEVIFMLDDIEGVYRTETMISLEESINDKKRLMHSIFNDL; encoded by the coding sequence ATGGGGAAAATTAAATTAGACGAAATTGATCATCAAATTCTTGATATGTTAATCGATAACACAAGAATTCCATTCACAGACATTGCTAAAAAATTATTAATATCTGCAGGTACTGTTCATGTACGTGTTAAAAAAATGGAAGAATCCGGAATCATTAAAGGTTCTTCTTTGATGTTAGATTATAAAAAACTTGGTTATTCTTTTATTGCTTATGTTGGTGTATACTTGAATAATACCTCTCAAACTAAATTTGTATTAGAACGTATAAATGAAATACCTTATGTTACTGTAGCACATATTACTACCGGGAAATTTAATATTTTCTGTAAAATTAGAGCAAGAAGTACAGAGCATGCCAAAGAAGTTATTTTTATGTTGGATGACATAGAAGGCGTTTATAGAACAGAAACTATGATATCATTAGAAGAAAGTATTAACGATAAAAAACGCTTAATGCATTCTATTTTTAATGATTTGTAA
- a CDS encoding ATP-grasp domain-containing protein, translating into MKQNILFTCAGRRNYLINYFKEALKGNGNVVAADYQLSAPSLVDADIAIKVPKITDSNYINTLKDIIKNENITAVISLNDLELPILSKNKEELEMLGARVIISNEYIIDIAFDKWKTYEFFKKLNINTPKTYLTINDALESIKKGDLNYPLIVKPRWGSASIGIDIAENEEELLLSYKLQHIKIRKSILKDASSKDIERSIIIQEKINGVEYGVDILNDLNGNYYGTFVREKLAMRSGETDKAISVINDNFTKYGEIIGKNSKHIGNMDCDFFVSNDEVYFLEMNPRFGGGYPFSHEAGIDTPSIYLSWLNNDFNVDKYNNFKADKMFSKCDRIMPIVKK; encoded by the coding sequence ATGAAACAAAATATACTTTTTACATGTGCCGGTAGACGTAATTATCTAATCAATTATTTTAAAGAAGCCTTAAAAGGAAATGGAAATGTTGTTGCAGCAGATTATCAGTTATCTGCACCATCACTAGTTGATGCGGATATTGCTATTAAAGTACCAAAAATAACAGATTCTAATTACATAAACACTTTAAAAGATATTATTAAAAACGAAAATATTACTGCTGTTATTTCATTAAATGATTTAGAACTCCCTATACTATCTAAAAACAAAGAAGAGTTAGAAATGTTAGGGGCTCGAGTTATAATTTCTAATGAGTACATTATTGATATTGCCTTTGATAAATGGAAAACGTACGAATTTTTTAAAAAATTGAATATTAATACTCCAAAAACATATTTAACTATAAATGATGCTTTGGAGTCTATAAAAAAAGGCGATTTAAATTATCCGTTAATAGTAAAACCCCGCTGGGGAAGTGCCTCTATTGGTATTGATATTGCCGAAAATGAAGAAGAATTATTATTAAGCTATAAACTACAGCATATAAAAATTAGAAAAAGCATTTTAAAAGATGCTAGTTCTAAGGATATTGAAAGAAGTATTATTATTCAAGAGAAAATTAATGGTGTTGAATACGGTGTAGATATATTAAACGATTTAAATGGAAACTATTACGGTACATTTGTAAGAGAAAAACTTGCAATGCGTTCTGGAGAGACAGACAAAGCTATATCTGTTATAAATGATAATTTTACTAAATATGGAGAAATTATCGGTAAAAATTCAAAGCATATTGGTAATATGGATTGTGATTTTTTTGTAAGTAATGATGAAGTTTATTTTCTTGAAATGAATCCTAGATTTGGTGGTGGTTACCCATTTTCGCATGAGGCAGGTATTGATACCCCTTCAATTTATTTGTCTTGGTTAAATAATGATTTTAATGTTGACAAGTATAATAATTTTAAAGCAGATAAGATGTTTTCTAAGTGTGATAGAATAATGCCTATTGTTAAAAAATAA
- a CDS encoding CoF synthetase has product MRLLEKIRFTMFWFVDFLKGSKLKKHYKDITFILENYNLNSSKQRREAHLNSIIKHAIKTTEFYKKYTFNESLETLPVIDKNILREKHLEFLSNTMTKKKFYSTITTGSTGTPLEIFLDKNKRRRNTADVIYFSQLANFKIGFRLFYLRKWSVDLKKSFFLSWIQNVKALEVLNLNDENIDKIINNIKNDSSTKGFIGYASAYDVICKYLDRIKFKPINSNIKSIIAVSEGLNINTKKSLEYYFQAPVVSRYSNMENGIIAQQTPQSKNNFIINWASYYIEILDIDKDILAKPGEPGRIVVTDLFNYYMPIIRYDTGDIGTIDYSVQPPIFTKIEGRKTDVLYNTNGIVVPSMIIASIDRYDGIIQGQLIQESKYEYTLKLNVSELFNKELEIINEFKGYLGINAKIKVVYVNEIPLLDSGKRRSTVNNYIKQA; this is encoded by the coding sequence ATGAGGCTTTTAGAAAAAATTAGATTTACAATGTTTTGGTTTGTCGATTTTTTAAAAGGATCAAAACTAAAAAAGCACTATAAAGACATAACCTTTATTCTAGAAAACTATAATTTAAACTCATCTAAACAAAGAAGAGAAGCTCATTTAAATAGTATAATTAAGCACGCAATAAAAACAACTGAATTTTATAAAAAATATACTTTTAATGAATCTCTTGAAACTTTACCTGTTATTGATAAAAACATACTTAGAGAGAAACATCTTGAATTTCTATCTAATACAATGACCAAAAAGAAGTTTTATTCAACTATAACTACAGGTTCAACAGGTACACCATTAGAAATATTTCTTGATAAAAATAAAAGAAGAAGAAACACTGCCGATGTAATTTACTTTTCTCAATTAGCTAATTTTAAAATAGGTTTTAGGTTATTTTATTTAAGAAAATGGAGTGTGGATTTAAAAAAATCTTTTTTTCTTTCTTGGATTCAAAATGTAAAAGCCTTAGAAGTCCTAAATCTTAATGATGAAAATATAGATAAAATTATTAATAATATTAAAAATGATTCCTCTACTAAAGGGTTTATTGGGTATGCATCGGCCTATGATGTAATTTGCAAATATTTAGATAGAATAAAATTTAAACCAATAAACTCTAATATAAAATCAATTATTGCTGTATCAGAAGGACTAAATATCAATACAAAAAAATCCTTGGAATATTATTTTCAAGCCCCTGTTGTATCTCGTTATTCTAATATGGAAAATGGAATTATTGCTCAACAAACACCTCAGTCTAAAAATAATTTTATAATAAATTGGGCTAGTTATTATATAGAAATATTAGATATTGATAAAGATATACTTGCTAAACCTGGAGAACCTGGAAGAATTGTGGTAACAGATTTATTTAATTATTACATGCCAATAATTAGATATGATACAGGTGACATAGGGACAATTGATTACAGTGTTCAACCACCTATTTTTACAAAAATTGAAGGTAGAAAAACTGATGTCTTATACAATACAAATGGTATAGTTGTTCCTTCTATGATTATAGCCAGTATAGATAGGTATGATGGTATTATTCAAGGCCAATTAATTCAAGAAAGCAAGTACGAATACACTTTAAAACTAAATGTTTCTGAATTATTTAATAAAGAACTTGAAATTATTAACGAGTTCAAAGGTTATTTGGGAATTAATGCTAAAATAAAAGTTGTTTACGTTAATGAAATTCCACTTCTTGACTCTGGAAAAAGAAGATCAACAGTAAATAATTATATTAAGCAAGCTTAA
- a CDS encoding type II CAAX prenyl endopeptidase Rce1 family protein produces MNKAFRLLKKIFLYIKKPHYERAVAIPNIYKIRLFTLIFTTYFIVNLLVIFIIENLNNNVNIFYLSDNYKIEAFKHFSKRANLILLLILLPITEELFFRGPISLFKKNKNNFKNVFHLSAISYGFAYAIFYQLTTNIIVFSVVLIMLSKTIYGLFLGLIRVRFGIKYSIISNIIYSILFYLTYHYILLLFFTNYI; encoded by the coding sequence ATGAACAAAGCTTTTCGTTTATTAAAAAAAATATTTTTATATATAAAAAAACCTCACTACGAAAGAGCTGTCGCTATACCTAACATTTATAAAATAAGACTATTTACCCTTATATTTACTACATATTTTATTGTTAATTTATTAGTGATTTTTATAATAGAAAATTTAAATAACAATGTGAATATTTTTTATTTATCAGACAATTACAAAATTGAAGCATTTAAACACTTTTCTAAAAGAGCTAATTTAATTTTGCTTTTAATCTTATTACCAATTACTGAAGAACTATTTTTTAGAGGACCAATAAGTTTATTTAAAAAAAACAAAAATAATTTTAAGAATGTATTTCATTTGTCTGCAATTTCATACGGGTTTGCCTACGCTATTTTCTATCAACTAACTACAAATATAATAGTGTTTTCTGTTGTTCTTATTATGCTTTCTAAAACAATATATGGATTATTTCTTGGATTAATTCGGGTACGTTTTGGAATTAAATATTCAATTATATCTAATATTATTTATAGTATACTTTTTTATTTAACTTATCATTATATATTATTATTATTTTTTACAAACTACATATAA
- a CDS encoding YqcI/YcgG family protein: MNIRLYNFKNVRANEKPEWVFSAINSFKNTMLDKKIPFPCHFAKLGLEKSTFRFTYIKKEELYKPEEFRISLIEYLNTYKTIDWPSVLVVFINTNSENNLENHEEIFWNILQYLMDSDDESRPIEIPENPESFKWQFCFNGIPLFISGHSNAYKKRKSRHSASDMMLVIQTTETLKPVAGTSKKSGYIRKIIRERVSKYDDIEVSNLLGSYPNVNSHEWKQFWLPDTNIDKKKCPLRFKQANS; this comes from the coding sequence ATGAATATACGATTATATAATTTTAAAAATGTAAGGGCTAATGAAAAACCTGAATGGGTTTTTTCAGCAATCAATTCATTCAAAAATACCATGCTTGATAAAAAAATACCTTTTCCTTGTCATTTTGCAAAATTAGGGCTAGAAAAATCAACTTTTCGGTTTACATATATTAAAAAAGAAGAGTTATATAAACCAGAAGAGTTTAGAATATCATTAATTGAATACTTAAACACATATAAAACTATTGATTGGCCTTCTGTTCTTGTAGTTTTTATAAATACCAATAGTGAAAACAATTTAGAAAATCATGAAGAAATTTTTTGGAATATTCTTCAATATTTAATGGATTCTGATGATGAAAGTCGCCCTATAGAAATTCCTGAAAATCCAGAAAGTTTTAAATGGCAATTTTGTTTTAATGGAATTCCTCTTTTCATAAGTGGGCATAGTAATGCTTATAAGAAAAGAAAAAGTAGGCATTCTGCATCAGACATGATGTTGGTTATACAAACCACAGAAACATTAAAACCTGTAGCAGGTACTTCTAAAAAGTCTGGCTATATCAGAAAAATTATAAGAGAAAGAGTTTCAAAATATGACGACATTGAGGTTTCAAATCTTTTAGGGTCTTACCCAAATGTTAATTCGCATGAATGGAAACAATTTTGGTTACCTGATACAAATATTGATAAAAAGAAATGTCCGTTAAGGTTTAAACAAGCTAATTCTTAA
- a CDS encoding sugar-transfer associated ATP-grasp domain-containing protein produces MISRIKHLKVFLNDPNKKGFLRMIKEIFIFTLIKKELPTDYFRKFLYRKDIVDYKNYLSLKQYYSIINSPYITNKNVEDIMHNKLSFAFYCEKKRLLVPLLASYNFKNTFYFNKNIIKIKNNKELVNFYKNVFNYYDKEKLFLKPINGGGGYGCILIEKDRIEEHITLNAKTLLNNNYIHQEVISQHSDINKMYSKSVNTLRIDTYLDKNENIHVISSAMRFGIGDNITDNAGSGGFYVSVDSSCGRLKGKGIQDLTKGGNEFLNHPNTHTKIDDFKIPFYNEALDLAKKSAEYFPTRLIGWDIAISETAPIIIEGNPKPSLHLTGTAFGGYLKHPLIQEILKEIK; encoded by the coding sequence ATGATTTCTAGAATTAAGCATTTAAAAGTCTTTCTAAATGATCCAAATAAAAAAGGTTTTTTAAGAATGATAAAGGAAATATTCATTTTTACATTGATAAAAAAAGAGCTTCCTACAGATTACTTTAGAAAATTTCTATATAGAAAAGATATAGTTGACTACAAAAATTATTTAAGTTTAAAACAATATTATTCAATTATTAACTCACCATATATTACAAATAAAAATGTAGAAGATATTATGCACAATAAGTTAAGTTTTGCTTTTTATTGTGAAAAAAAAAGGTTGTTAGTCCCATTATTAGCATCTTACAATTTTAAAAACACTTTTTATTTTAACAAAAATATTATAAAAATTAAAAACAATAAAGAACTTGTTAACTTTTACAAAAATGTATTTAATTACTATGATAAGGAAAAACTTTTTTTAAAGCCTATAAATGGTGGAGGTGGATATGGTTGTATTTTAATTGAAAAAGATAGAATAGAAGAACATATCACCTTAAATGCAAAAACCTTATTAAATAACAATTATATCCATCAAGAAGTGATTTCCCAACATTCAGATATTAATAAAATGTATTCTAAATCTGTAAATACATTGAGAATAGACACCTACTTGGATAAAAATGAAAATATACATGTAATATCTTCAGCTATGCGTTTTGGAATTGGAGACAATATTACCGATAATGCTGGTAGTGGTGGTTTTTATGTTTCTGTAGACAGCAGCTGTGGACGTCTAAAAGGAAAAGGTATACAAGATCTTACAAAAGGTGGGAATGAATTTTTAAATCACCCAAATACACATACTAAAATAGATGACTTTAAAATACCCTTTTATAACGAAGCCTTAGATTTAGCAAAAAAATCAGCTGAATACTTTCCTACACGACTTATAGGCTGGGATATCGCTATAAGTGAAACTGCACCAATTATTATTGAAGGAAACCCTAAACCTTCATTACATTTAACAGGAACAGCATTTGGTGGCTATTTAAAACATCCATTAATACAAGAGATTTTAAAAGAAATTAAATAA
- a CDS encoding sugar transferase, which produces MYKKIFKRIIDFFASLFGIILLSPIFLILIIILMFVNNGRPFFFQERPGKNQRIFKIIKFKSMTDKKDDFGNLLPNEQRVTKFGDFIRKTSLDEIPQLINILIGQMSLVGPRPLRVHYLPFYTNEEQIRHTVKPGVTGLAQVSGRNLLSWDDKLTKDIEYVNNLSFKNDIIILLKTVKKVLNSSNIEIHPEMLDLDELRKTKN; this is translated from the coding sequence ATGTATAAAAAAATATTTAAAAGAATTATTGATTTTTTTGCTTCATTATTTGGCATAATCTTATTATCGCCAATTTTTCTAATTCTAATTATTATATTAATGTTCGTTAATAATGGTCGTCCTTTTTTCTTTCAAGAACGTCCTGGTAAAAATCAAAGAATTTTTAAAATCATTAAGTTTAAATCTATGACTGATAAAAAAGATGATTTTGGAAACTTACTGCCAAATGAACAAAGAGTAACAAAATTTGGTGATTTTATAAGAAAAACTTCATTAGATGAGATTCCACAATTAATAAATATTTTAATTGGTCAGATGAGTCTAGTCGGTCCTCGACCTCTACGTGTACATTACCTCCCTTTTTATACTAATGAAGAACAAATAAGACATACTGTTAAACCGGGTGTCACTGGTTTAGCTCAAGTATCAGGTAGAAATTTGCTAAGTTGGGATGATAAACTCACAAAAGATATTGAGTATGTTAATAATTTATCATTTAAAAATGACATCATTATACTTTTAAAAACAGTAAAAAAAGTGCTAAATTCAAGTAATATTGAAATTCACCCAGAGATGTTAGATTTAGATGAATTAAGAAAAACTAAAAACTAA
- a CDS encoding CoF synthetase, translating into MYSLELLRKYSFWLVDFLKGSPIRKHYNDIKFIIENYNTKASEERRAKHLENLLKNALESTPYYKSNAKGNNLKDFPIIDKDVVRNNYDDFKSAFFTGNKNTPVVTSGSTGTPFKLFHNKNKRLRNNADIIYFTKQGGFEIGSRLIFMKVWNDINRKSPLKLFMENIKPYNILNYTDEDVAQLLTDLNEDNSRKSIFCFASTCDVIVNYLDKINSKPLNFNIKSIITNSDELKTTTKDKMEKYFQVPVLSRYSNMECGMLAQQNYSGGYEFEINWGSYHVELLNIDNDNPAKPGEIGRVVITDLFNYCMPLIRYNTGDLAYMSENKKNTNRGPVLERIEGRKVDLVLDTKNKIITSHIVTVNMWKYSELKQYQFVQTGKKEYKFRLNPWKDFDREEELIKEYKGYFGQDASIAIEYVDEIPLLSSGKRKLVVNEMNSN; encoded by the coding sequence ATGTATTCACTTGAATTATTAAGAAAATATAGTTTTTGGCTTGTAGACTTTTTAAAAGGAAGTCCAATACGAAAACATTACAATGACATTAAATTTATAATAGAAAACTACAACACTAAAGCATCTGAAGAAAGAAGAGCGAAGCATTTAGAAAACCTTTTAAAAAATGCTTTAGAAAGCACCCCATATTATAAATCTAATGCAAAGGGAAATAATCTCAAGGATTTTCCGATTATAGATAAAGATGTAGTGAGAAACAATTATGATGATTTTAAATCAGCGTTTTTTACTGGAAATAAAAATACACCTGTAGTTACAAGTGGTTCTACGGGAACTCCATTTAAACTATTTCATAACAAGAATAAGCGATTAAGAAATAATGCAGACATTATCTATTTTACAAAACAAGGAGGGTTTGAAATAGGGTCAAGATTAATATTTATGAAAGTATGGAACGATATAAATAGAAAGTCTCCATTAAAATTATTTATGGAAAATATCAAACCCTACAATATCCTTAATTACACCGATGAAGATGTTGCTCAGCTATTAACCGATTTAAATGAAGATAATTCAAGAAAAAGTATTTTTTGTTTTGCCTCAACATGCGATGTTATTGTTAATTACTTAGACAAAATAAACAGTAAACCCCTAAATTTCAATATAAAAAGTATTATCACAAATTCTGATGAATTAAAAACGACTACTAAGGATAAAATGGAAAAGTATTTTCAAGTGCCCGTTTTGTCTAGGTATTCAAATATGGAATGTGGTATGTTAGCTCAACAAAATTATTCTGGCGGGTATGAATTTGAAATTAATTGGGGTAGTTACCACGTCGAATTATTAAATATTGATAATGACAACCCTGCAAAACCAGGAGAGATAGGAAGAGTAGTTATCACAGACTTATTTAATTATTGTATGCCTTTAATAAGATATAATACGGGTGATTTAGCTTATATGTCTGAAAACAAAAAAAACACAAATAGAGGTCCAGTTTTAGAGCGTATTGAAGGAAGAAAAGTAGATTTAGTTTTAGATACAAAAAACAAAATTATTACATCACACATAGTAACGGTTAATATGTGGAAGTATTCTGAATTAAAACAATATCAATTCGTGCAAACTGGGAAAAAAGAATATAAATTTAGATTAAATCCTTGGAAAGACTTCGATAGGGAAGAGGAATTAATAAAAGAATACAAAGGTTATTTTGGTCAAGATGCTTCTATTGCTATAGAATATGTTGATGAAATTCCTTTATTATCATCAGGAAAACGAAAATTAGTTGTAAATGAAATGAATTCAAACTAA